A window of Flavobacterium flavigenum contains these coding sequences:
- a CDS encoding ABC transporter permease/M1 family aminopeptidase, which translates to MGSVKTNAPIVIAKAMAAVTAILMMVTSLIMGVSVLRDYQYNIESLLFVNPIQKRDYLLGRFLGSLAVLLFVFSGLLLGFTLGEFMPWRYPENLMPFNFLAYLQPFITVVLPMLFFGSALFFVSGALSRNLIVVYTQGVLIFVPFLLTKSIKNDFLQALLDPFSLTTLTDMNALFTAAERNSMLVPFSGVLLYNKLFWVFLGMLILIAGYFKFNFSTAKNKKPKEKKINTIHDLNTAANENLKIPLVLIQYNFKSQCIQLLQLTWFYFISICKQASFWAIIICALIIILINSINLNIAYDAASYPTTYLVIKELKELSLYFFVIILIFYSGELIWKEREIKLDLIYDATSISGIISLLGKFLALLLIYIVLILSLIIFGITFQTANGWYHYELDVYFYGFFIEFFPFLVLYTFISFFFQALTNNKFTGFILVMIFVILNTVSEFFGFEHDLYKFGGSGLDSYSDMNGYGHSLAPYLWMKTYWIAFAILLLILASILSVRGTETSLKKRIELGMHRLTKPMLQFVLSVLTAFTLLGSYIFYNTNILNQYQNTAEGIKFKADYEKTLKRFEYLPQPKITDVKLQVDLYPETRDYTVQGYYLLTNTLKEPIYKIYLQKPMGSEINLEEVSFEQEAFADKQYNQYGFYIYTLKKALQAGEALKMKFKQRYTTKGFKENDSNNIVLQNGTYLTNKALPTLGYRKEYELDDTRIRTKFELLPAKGMAKRNDKTQLTYSSTEGNADLINFEVTIGTDKSQKAISCGTLQKNWTSGNRSYFHYKTDKPIVNQYAIISADYEVSKSRWSAKNDRLTAPVDLEIYYQKGHQYNVEKMTQAVKLSFDYFSTNYGPYQHSDMRIIETPNYAQQAESFPATIPFSESNEFMLNIDDQSDVDIILYRTAHELAHQWWGMQLQAANVQGKNMILETLAQYSALMVMKKKYSKEKIEQLLQKEQEVYLQAKKRYDKQEVPLELVEKQDYIFNAKGILVMYTLQNYIGEEKVNLALKSFIRDWNNSNGILKSKTSNYPTTKELLTYFIEVTPVSLRHKVYSLFEKTKFDYI; encoded by the coding sequence ATGGGTTCCGTAAAAACAAATGCGCCTATAGTAATAGCTAAAGCAATGGCTGCTGTTACCGCAATTTTAATGATGGTCACTTCTTTGATTATGGGTGTTTCAGTATTGCGGGACTATCAATACAATATAGAATCTCTATTGTTTGTTAATCCAATCCAAAAGCGGGATTATTTATTAGGCCGCTTTCTAGGATCTTTAGCAGTATTATTGTTTGTATTTTCAGGGCTTTTATTAGGATTTACCCTGGGCGAATTTATGCCTTGGCGTTATCCAGAAAATTTGATGCCTTTCAACTTTTTAGCTTATCTGCAGCCTTTTATAACTGTAGTGCTGCCCATGCTGTTTTTTGGATCGGCATTGTTTTTTGTTAGTGGCGCTTTAAGCAGAAACTTAATAGTAGTCTATACACAGGGAGTACTTATTTTTGTTCCCTTTCTATTGACAAAATCTATAAAAAACGATTTCCTGCAAGCCCTTTTAGATCCTTTTTCCCTGACAACGCTCACTGATATGAATGCCTTGTTTACAGCGGCAGAACGCAATTCAATGCTTGTTCCTTTTAGCGGTGTGCTTCTATACAATAAATTATTCTGGGTTTTTCTAGGGATGCTTATTTTAATAGCAGGGTACTTCAAGTTTAATTTTAGTACAGCAAAAAACAAAAAACCTAAAGAGAAAAAAATAAATACTATCCATGACTTAAATACTGCCGCTAACGAGAATCTCAAAATCCCATTAGTATTAATACAGTATAATTTTAAATCACAATGTATTCAGCTATTACAGCTTACATGGTTTTATTTTATATCCATTTGTAAACAGGCATCATTTTGGGCTATTATCATCTGTGCATTAATTATCATTTTAATAAACTCTATTAATCTGAATATTGCATATGATGCTGCCAGTTATCCTACAACCTATCTTGTTATAAAAGAATTAAAAGAATTATCGCTATATTTTTTTGTAATAATACTGATCTTCTATTCCGGCGAGCTCATCTGGAAAGAAAGAGAAATTAAGCTGGATTTAATCTATGACGCAACATCCATATCTGGTATTATAAGCCTGCTGGGCAAATTCCTGGCCCTTTTACTGATTTATATCGTATTGATACTCTCACTGATTATATTTGGGATTACCTTTCAAACGGCAAACGGCTGGTATCACTATGAACTGGATGTTTATTTCTATGGCTTTTTTATTGAGTTTTTTCCTTTTCTGGTTTTGTACACCTTCATATCTTTTTTCTTTCAGGCGCTGACAAATAATAAATTCACAGGCTTTATTTTAGTAATGATTTTTGTCATCCTAAATACTGTTTCAGAATTCTTTGGCTTCGAGCACGATCTTTACAAATTTGGCGGGAGCGGTTTGGATTCCTATTCTGACATGAATGGTTATGGTCACTCTCTAGCACCATATTTGTGGATGAAGACATATTGGATTGCATTTGCCATTCTACTCTTAATCCTCGCCTCGATTCTCTCTGTCAGGGGCACTGAGACCAGCTTAAAAAAACGCATCGAGCTGGGTATGCATCGATTAACAAAACCCATGCTCCAATTTGTATTGTCAGTATTGACGGCATTTACTTTGTTAGGAAGTTATATTTTCTATAATACCAATATCCTCAACCAATATCAAAACACGGCTGAAGGAATAAAATTTAAGGCAGATTATGAAAAAACGCTCAAAAGGTTTGAATATCTGCCGCAGCCTAAAATTACAGATGTCAAGCTGCAAGTTGATCTGTATCCAGAAACCAGAGATTATACCGTTCAAGGTTATTACCTACTTACCAATACCTTAAAAGAACCTATTTATAAAATCTATTTACAGAAACCGATGGGATCAGAAATAAATTTAGAAGAAGTAAGTTTTGAGCAAGAAGCTTTTGCAGATAAACAATATAACCAATACGGCTTTTACATCTATACATTAAAAAAAGCATTACAGGCAGGTGAAGCTCTTAAAATGAAATTTAAACAGAGGTATACAACTAAAGGTTTCAAAGAAAATGATTCTAATAACATTGTCCTTCAAAATGGTACGTACTTGACAAATAAAGCGTTACCAACTCTGGGCTACAGGAAAGAATATGAGCTTGATGATACTAGAATTAGGACAAAATTTGAACTACTGCCTGCAAAAGGAATGGCCAAAAGAAATGATAAAACGCAATTAACATATTCAAGTACTGAAGGTAATGCTGATTTAATCAATTTTGAAGTTACTATCGGGACAGACAAAAGTCAAAAAGCCATTTCTTGCGGCACTTTACAAAAGAACTGGACATCAGGTAATCGCTCCTATTTTCATTATAAAACCGATAAACCAATAGTAAATCAGTATGCGATAATATCGGCAGATTATGAAGTTTCCAAGAGCAGATGGTCTGCTAAAAATGATCGTTTGACAGCTCCGGTAGATTTAGAAATCTATTATCAAAAAGGACATCAATATAACGTGGAGAAAATGACCCAGGCTGTCAAATTATCTTTTGATTATTTTTCTACAAATTATGGCCCCTATCAGCACAGCGATATGCGTATAATAGAAACTCCTAATTACGCCCAGCAAGCAGAGTCTTTCCCCGCAACAATACCATTTTCTGAATCCAATGAGTTTATGCTCAATATTGATGACCAATCAGATGTCGATATTATTCTCTACAGAACAGCCCATGAATTAGCACACCAATGGTGGGGAATGCAGCTGCAGGCGGCAAATGTTCAAGGAAAAAATATGATTTTGGAAACACTGGCCCAATATTCCGCTCTAATGGTGATGAAAAAGAAATATTCCAAAGAAAAAATAGAGCAGCTTTTGCAAAAAGAACAAGAAGTCTATCTGCAGGCAAAGAAAAGATACGACAAACAAGAAGTTCCTTTAGAATTAGTTGAAAAACAAGATTATATATTCAATGCAAAAGGAATTTTAGTTATGTACACTCTTCAAAATTATATTGGGGAAGAAAAGGTAAATCTTGCTTTAAAAAGTTTTATCCGGGATTGGAACAATTCTAACGGAATATTGAAATCAAAAACTTCTAATTACCCAACAACAAAAGAACTGCTGACTTATTTTATTGAAGTCACCCCCGTTTCTTTGCGTCATAAAGTGTATAGTTTGTTTGAAAAAACGAAATTCGATTATATTTAA
- a CDS encoding sugar-binding domain-containing protein translates to MRKLQYFWFAIFTLLTTTAIAQNTAAEKKIKIDFGWKFKLGDYPHASEENFDDSAWRELDLPHDWSVEGNFDSKHAMGNDGGYLPAGIGWYRKVLQITSSQMKEKLSLYFEGVYMNAEVFINGTSLGLRPYGFSSFFHDISPYVKEGKNVVAVRVDNSQQKNCRWYTGSGIYRHVWLITENPIHAAQWGTVITTPEVDSKKALVNVQVNVQNETNSPQQIKLEINILDKKNKNTAASSIIVEVQANGNKDVAQNIFLKAPYLWAVESPDLYRAVIKIYQKNNVIDQSQISFGIRKIEYNAQKGFVLNGVQLKLNGGCVHHDNGPLGAAAYDQAEIKKAVLLKKAGFNAVRTSHNAPSEAFLQACDSIGLMVIDESFDGWREEKNTYDYSIYFDKWWKKDIEALVLRDRNHPCIIMWSIGNEIIERKTLEAVQTAHKLANHVRKLDPGRPVTSAMTTWDNDWEVFDPLFAMHDIGGYNYQMHRAASDHERVPSRIILQTESYPRDAFNNWKAVNDNPYIIGDFVWTAMDYLGESGIGRYYYKGDVKGEHYERDLFPWHGAYCGDIDLIGMRKPISYYREMLYSSKKMLYLAVKEPNNYYGEIQETLWSVWPTWESWKWPGYEGKMIDVEIYSTYPSVRLYHDGKLVGEKATTRKEEFKAVFQIPYNAGELKAAAIVNGSEVQSQILKTAGKTALITLTPDRTVLKADGHDLAYVNIELTDLEGVREPNAENLLSFEIEGAGTIVGLANANLKDTEPYVSNKRKAWKGQALVIIKSKKEKGSIILKVKSPDLKDSSLNLRVE, encoded by the coding sequence ATGAGAAAACTACAATATTTTTGGTTTGCAATATTTACACTTCTAACCACTACTGCAATAGCGCAAAACACTGCAGCAGAGAAAAAAATAAAAATTGATTTTGGATGGAAGTTTAAACTTGGAGATTATCCCCATGCCTCAGAAGAGAATTTTGACGACAGTGCGTGGCGTGAATTAGATTTACCGCATGACTGGAGCGTAGAAGGTAATTTTGATTCCAAACATGCTATGGGAAATGATGGAGGTTATCTTCCCGCGGGAATTGGCTGGTACAGAAAAGTATTGCAAATCACATCATCACAAATGAAGGAGAAACTCAGTCTTTATTTTGAAGGAGTTTATATGAACGCTGAGGTATTTATTAACGGAACTTCGTTAGGATTACGTCCTTATGGTTTTTCTTCTTTCTTTCATGATATAAGCCCGTATGTAAAAGAAGGCAAAAATGTAGTAGCTGTAAGGGTTGATAATTCGCAGCAAAAAAATTGCCGATGGTATACTGGTTCAGGGATTTATCGTCATGTTTGGCTTATCACTGAAAATCCTATCCATGCAGCCCAGTGGGGCACGGTTATTACAACACCGGAAGTCGACTCCAAAAAGGCCTTGGTTAATGTACAGGTAAATGTTCAAAATGAAACGAATTCACCTCAACAGATAAAATTAGAGATTAATATTTTAGACAAGAAGAATAAAAATACTGCTGCATCCTCAATTATAGTAGAGGTTCAGGCAAATGGCAATAAGGATGTTGCTCAGAATATTTTCCTAAAAGCGCCGTATTTATGGGCAGTTGAAAGTCCAGATTTATATCGTGCAGTCATAAAAATATATCAGAAAAACAATGTAATAGATCAATCTCAAATTTCATTCGGAATTAGAAAAATAGAGTACAATGCTCAGAAAGGTTTTGTTTTAAACGGAGTGCAGCTAAAACTAAATGGAGGCTGTGTCCATCATGATAACGGACCTTTAGGTGCAGCCGCTTATGATCAGGCAGAAATTAAAAAAGCGGTACTCTTGAAAAAAGCAGGTTTCAATGCCGTAAGAACAAGCCATAATGCCCCTTCTGAAGCTTTTCTGCAGGCGTGTGATTCTATAGGTTTGATGGTGATTGATGAAAGTTTTGATGGATGGCGTGAGGAAAAAAACACTTATGATTATTCCATCTATTTTGATAAATGGTGGAAAAAAGATATTGAAGCGCTTGTACTGAGAGACCGAAATCATCCTTGTATAATTATGTGGAGTATAGGTAATGAAATAATCGAAAGAAAAACACTTGAAGCTGTGCAGACGGCTCATAAACTGGCAAATCATGTACGAAAACTAGATCCTGGCAGACCGGTCACATCGGCTATGACAACATGGGATAATGACTGGGAAGTTTTTGATCCTCTCTTTGCAATGCATGATATAGGCGGATACAATTATCAGATGCATCGGGCAGCATCAGATCATGAAAGAGTGCCCTCACGCATCATTTTACAGACAGAGTCTTATCCAAGAGATGCTTTCAATAACTGGAAAGCCGTAAATGATAACCCCTATATAATTGGTGATTTTGTCTGGACAGCTATGGATTATCTTGGTGAATCGGGTATTGGCAGGTATTATTATAAAGGAGATGTAAAAGGTGAACATTATGAGCGTGATTTATTCCCTTGGCATGGCGCTTACTGTGGCGATATAGATCTAATCGGAATGCGAAAACCAATATCTTATTACAGAGAGATGCTTTATAGCAGTAAAAAAATGCTATATCTGGCAGTTAAAGAACCTAATAATTATTATGGTGAAATTCAGGAAACACTATGGTCTGTATGGCCAACCTGGGAAAGCTGGAAATGGCCGGGATATGAAGGTAAGATGATTGATGTTGAAATTTATTCTACTTATCCTTCGGTGCGGCTTTATCATGATGGTAAATTGGTGGGAGAAAAAGCAACGACGAGAAAAGAGGAATTTAAAGCTGTATTTCAGATTCCATACAATGCAGGTGAATTAAAGGCAGCAGCAATAGTGAATGGCAGCGAAGTTCAATCTCAAATTCTTAAAACCGCAGGTAAAACGGCTTTAATTACATTAACACCAGATAGAACAGTTCTAAAAGCTGACGGACACGACCTAGCATATGTCAATATAGAGCTTACTGACTTAGAGGGAGTCCGTGAACCAAATGCGGAAAATTTATTAAGCTTTGAAATTGAAGGAGCAGGCACTATTGTAGGTTTGGCAAATGCAAACCTTAAAGATACAGAGCCGTATGTTTCCAATAAACGAAAAGCGTGGAAGGGTCAGGCATTGGTTATTATAAAGAGTAAGAAAGAAAAAGGAAGTATTATTTTAAAAGTCAAATCGCCAGATTTAAAAGATTCTTCTCTAAACCTTAGAGTTGAGTAA